The Rhodopseudomonas palustris genome window below encodes:
- a CDS encoding glycosyl transferase: MLSVIIPTEGVERTAVATLAALVPGAAAGVVREVVLVDRKDDGVIERVADVAGCGFLAVQGSRAAALAAGAQQSRSPWLMFLHAGAVLDSGWIEETSQFIQGVSLSGRPRAGIFRYARSPYAEPSWRETFNALRRQISGPRADQGLLIARDHYDQLGGHDPERSEARLLRQLGRSSRTLLRSRIVLV; the protein is encoded by the coding sequence ATGCTGAGCGTCATCATCCCTACTGAAGGTGTCGAACGGACCGCGGTCGCCACATTGGCGGCGCTGGTTCCAGGCGCGGCCGCGGGCGTTGTCCGCGAGGTGGTGCTGGTCGATCGCAAGGACGACGGCGTGATCGAACGGGTCGCGGACGTCGCCGGCTGCGGATTTCTTGCGGTGCAGGGCAGCCGCGCCGCGGCATTGGCGGCGGGCGCGCAGCAGTCGCGGTCGCCATGGTTGATGTTCCTGCATGCCGGCGCGGTGCTGGATTCCGGCTGGATCGAAGAGACCTCGCAGTTCATCCAGGGCGTCTCGCTCAGCGGCCGGCCGCGCGCGGGGATCTTCCGCTATGCGCGCTCGCCCTATGCGGAGCCGAGCTGGCGCGAGACCTTCAACGCCCTTCGCCGGCAGATCTCGGGACCGCGGGCCGATCAGGGGCTGCTGATCGCCCGCGATCACTACGACCAGCTCGGCGGCCACGATCCGGAGCGCTCCGAAGCGCGGCTGCTGCGGCAGCTCGGCCGCTCCTCCCGCACGCTGCTGCGCAGCCGGATCGTGCTGGTCTGA
- a CDS encoding PA0069 family radical SAM protein, with protein sequence MSRASSSALKRPPVTAPSEPVGAPSPFPAIEIAIDKQRRRGRGAQSNDSGRFEAEARVAFDDGWQSLDELPPFKTTVALDTARKVITRNDSPDIGFDRSINPYRGCEHGCVYCFARPTHAYLGLSPGLDFESRLFAKPDAPALLEKELAAADYEPKMIAIGTNTDPYQPIEREHKIMRGVLEVLEKTGHPVGIVTKSALVTRDIDILARMAKRQLVKVALSVTSLDPKLARTMEPRASTPEKRLEALKRLSEAGIPTTVMVAPVIPALNDVEIERILDAAAHAGVKEASYVMLRLPLEVRDLFREWLMANYPDRYRHVFTLIRDMRGGRDYDSQWGTRMKGTGPIAWMIGRRFETACARLGLNKRRSKLTIDHFEKPERAGQQLSLF encoded by the coding sequence ATGAGCAGAGCATCCAGCAGTGCCCTCAAGCGCCCGCCGGTCACGGCGCCCTCCGAGCCGGTGGGCGCGCCTTCTCCTTTTCCCGCCATCGAAATTGCTATCGACAAGCAACGTCGTCGCGGCCGCGGCGCGCAATCCAACGACTCGGGTCGGTTCGAGGCCGAAGCGCGGGTCGCGTTCGACGACGGCTGGCAGAGCCTCGACGAACTGCCGCCGTTCAAGACCACGGTCGCGCTCGACACCGCGCGAAAAGTCATCACCCGCAACGACTCGCCGGATATCGGCTTCGACCGTTCGATCAATCCGTATCGCGGCTGCGAGCACGGCTGCGTCTACTGTTTCGCGCGGCCGACCCACGCCTATCTCGGCCTGTCGCCGGGGCTGGACTTCGAGTCCCGGCTGTTCGCCAAGCCGGACGCGCCGGCGCTGCTGGAGAAGGAACTCGCCGCCGCCGACTACGAGCCGAAAATGATCGCGATCGGCACCAACACCGATCCGTACCAGCCGATCGAGCGCGAGCACAAGATCATGCGCGGCGTGCTCGAAGTGCTGGAAAAGACCGGGCATCCGGTCGGCATCGTCACCAAATCGGCGCTGGTCACCCGCGATATCGATATTCTGGCGCGGATGGCGAAGCGTCAGCTCGTCAAGGTCGCGCTGTCGGTGACATCGCTCGACCCGAAACTGGCGCGCACCATGGAGCCGCGCGCCTCGACACCTGAAAAGCGGCTGGAGGCGTTGAAGCGGCTGTCGGAGGCCGGCATTCCGACCACCGTGATGGTGGCGCCGGTGATCCCGGCGCTCAACGACGTCGAGATCGAGCGCATCCTCGACGCCGCCGCCCATGCCGGCGTCAAGGAGGCGAGCTACGTAATGCTGCGGCTGCCGCTGGAAGTGCGCGACCTGTTCCGCGAATGGCTGATGGCGAACTACCCGGACCGCTACCGCCACGTCTTCACGCTGATCCGCGATATGCGCGGCGGCCGCGACTACGATTCGCAATGGGGCACGCGGATGAAAGGCACCGGCCCGATCGCCTGGATGATCGGCCGGAGGTTCGAGACCGCCTGCGCGAGGCTCGGCCTGAACAAGCGCCGCTCCAAGCTGACGATCGATCATTTCGAGAAGCCTGAGCGCGCCGGGCAGCAGTTGAGTTTGTTTTAG
- a CDS encoding class I SAM-dependent methyltransferase — protein sequence MQHASIRSFAGLAAIVLATGATIVSAPARTPDVHYVPTPQNVVDRMLELTAPKPGEYLIDLGSGDGRIPIAAAKRFGISGHGVDIDPVRITEAEANAKSAGVQDKVEFIQADLFETDISKADIVTLYLLQTLNAKLRPRLLNELRPGTRVVSHSFSMGDWTADRHETVGGRDVYFWIVPARVEGEWRLQNGSEAVVNLSLKQKYQVVTGTATMEGKPLPIEQVSLRGAELSFRIGGQTYQGKVDGNSIVPSGTGDWRAERI from the coding sequence ATGCAGCACGCATCGATCCGCTCCTTCGCCGGCCTCGCCGCCATCGTCCTCGCCACCGGCGCCACGATCGTCTCCGCGCCGGCCCGAACGCCCGATGTGCACTACGTGCCGACCCCCCAGAACGTCGTCGACCGCATGCTGGAACTGACCGCGCCGAAGCCCGGCGAGTACCTTATCGATCTGGGATCCGGCGACGGGCGGATTCCGATCGCGGCCGCAAAGCGCTTCGGGATCAGCGGCCACGGCGTCGATATCGACCCGGTCCGCATCACCGAAGCCGAGGCCAACGCCAAGAGCGCCGGCGTTCAGGACAAGGTCGAATTCATTCAAGCCGACCTGTTCGAGACCGACATCAGCAAGGCCGACATCGTCACGCTGTATCTGCTGCAGACGCTGAACGCCAAGCTGCGGCCACGACTGCTGAACGAACTGCGTCCCGGCACACGCGTGGTGTCGCATAGTTTCTCGATGGGCGACTGGACGGCCGACCGCCACGAAACGGTGGGCGGGCGTGACGTCTATTTCTGGATCGTGCCGGCCCGCGTGGAAGGCGAATGGCGGCTGCAGAACGGCTCCGAAGCCGTCGTGAATCTCAGCCTGAAACAGAAATACCAGGTCGTCACCGGCACCGCCACGATGGAAGGCAAGCCCTTGCCGATCGAGCAGGTCAGCCTGCGCGGAGCAGAGCTGAGTTTCCGGATCGGCGGGCAGACCTATCAGGGCAAAGTCGACGGCAACAGCATCGTCCCGTCGGGCACGGGCGACTGGCGCGCCGAGCGTATCTGA
- a CDS encoding CoA transferase codes for MSALPASRREILIATIADLLDGVRTVAVGASSPMPAAGAMLLRARNEQRGRERVRVIVLGSRQHNFFTNGSFELFDATAQGRIDAFFLGGGQIDGQANINLVGTGDYPSSTVRWPGSFGSAFMYYLIPRVILFREEHSPRVLVDKVDFVSAPGSSDGIHRSGGPHALLTGLALFDFDKENKRFRLRSVHRGGSASDVRAATGFDYDSPDEVPFTPEPDAETLALLRGRVTTELAECYPQFVETMVADRAA; via the coding sequence ATGAGCGCGCTGCCCGCGAGCCGACGCGAAATCCTGATCGCCACCATCGCCGATCTGCTCGACGGCGTGCGAACCGTCGCGGTCGGCGCGTCGTCGCCGATGCCGGCGGCCGGCGCGATGCTGCTGCGCGCCCGCAACGAACAGCGCGGCCGCGAGCGCGTGCGGGTGATCGTGCTGGGTTCGCGCCAGCATAATTTCTTCACCAACGGCTCGTTCGAACTGTTCGACGCCACCGCGCAGGGGCGGATCGATGCGTTCTTTCTCGGCGGCGGTCAGATCGACGGGCAGGCCAACATCAATCTGGTCGGCACCGGCGACTATCCGTCGAGCACCGTGCGGTGGCCGGGCTCGTTCGGCTCCGCCTTCATGTACTATCTGATCCCGCGGGTGATCCTGTTCCGCGAGGAACATTCGCCGCGGGTGCTGGTCGACAAGGTCGATTTCGTCAGCGCGCCGGGCTCGAGCGACGGTATTCATCGCAGCGGCGGGCCGCACGCCTTGCTGACTGGTCTCGCGCTGTTCGACTTCGACAAAGAGAACAAGCGCTTCCGGTTGCGCAGCGTGCATCGCGGCGGCTCGGCTTCGGATGTCCGCGCCGCCACCGGCTTCGACTACGATTCGCCGGACGAGGTGCCGTTCACGCCGGAACCCGATGCCGAGACGCTGGCGCTGCTGCGCGGCCGGGTCACCACCGAACTGGCTGAGTGCTATCCGCAATTCGTCGAGACGATGGTGGCCGATCGCGCCGCGTGA
- a CDS encoding ribonuclease HII, translated as MIRDTKKPAKAATARPSKAVAKAATGKAQAAKAAPAKGLGRGVIAVAPPGFRRERALIKRGVWPVAGCDEAGRGPLAGPVVAAAVVLDPKRVPKGLDDSKRLTAERREELFEEICATAQVAVACASPERINRDNILRASLWALTRAVHALPDLPQHVFVDGRDRLATRCESEAVIGGDGLIASIAAASIIAKVTRDRLMCRLAQDCPGYGFEQHKGYGVPEHLAALARLGPTEHHRRFFAPVAAAWRKIEGVPAEVAALSGDLFDTPADSPIEAAL; from the coding sequence ATGATTCGAGACACCAAGAAGCCGGCGAAAGCCGCGACGGCCAGACCGTCGAAGGCTGTGGCCAAAGCCGCCACTGGAAAGGCGCAAGCCGCAAAAGCGGCGCCCGCCAAAGGCCTCGGCCGTGGCGTCATCGCCGTCGCGCCGCCGGGCTTCCGGCGCGAACGGGCGCTGATCAAGCGCGGCGTCTGGCCGGTCGCCGGCTGCGACGAGGCTGGCCGCGGGCCGCTCGCCGGCCCGGTGGTTGCGGCTGCCGTGGTGCTCGACCCGAAGCGGGTTCCAAAGGGCCTCGATGATTCGAAGCGGCTGACCGCCGAGCGGCGCGAGGAACTGTTCGAGGAAATCTGCGCCACCGCGCAGGTCGCGGTGGCGTGCGCCTCGCCGGAACGGATCAATCGCGACAACATCCTGCGCGCCTCGCTATGGGCGCTGACCCGCGCCGTCCATGCGCTGCCGGATCTGCCGCAACACGTTTTCGTCGACGGCCGCGACCGGCTCGCAACCCGCTGCGAGAGCGAGGCGGTGATCGGCGGCGACGGCCTGATCGCCTCGATCGCGGCGGCCTCGATCATCGCCAAGGTCACGCGCGACCGGCTGATGTGCCGGCTGGCGCAGGACTGCCCGGGTTACGGCTTCGAGCAGCACAAGGGCTACGGCGTGCCCGAGCATCTCGCGGCGCTGGCGCGACTCGGTCCGACGGAACATCACCGCCGGTTCTTTGCGCCGGTCGCCGCCGCCTGGCGGAAGATCGAAGGCGTGCCGGCGGAGGTCGCCGCCCTCAGCGGCGATCTGTTCGACACACCCGCGGATTCCCCGATTGAGGCCGCCCTTTAG
- a CDS encoding glycosyltransferase family 39 protein, whose protein sequence is MRFTSLIIELIRARPRLMFWLVVSAQALLWVVVPLLVYAGPPDGVATVLAYGREYQVGSDLGPPLAFWLADIAFRAAGGHIAGVYVLAQLCFIVTFYGLFQLARSMVGPQHAVIAVLLTSTITAFAEAGVEFGPLVLARPLWALVLWHSWEIIGRRRRNAWFALSIEVGLLLLTTVAAPALLLLPIGFALATARTRRALMSLDPLFGLLVIAVLVLPYGIWLVRADIFALPPLPATAELTERAILAAALFGGLLVALGGVALLALLNARFDRRADDAPVVYRAPVDPLARQFVYFFALAPALLGSIAAALFGLPHVVGGAGIALLLVGLAVVVATGDLIRLRRQRVLRAAWAALVAAPAVAVILIAVVQPWVSPTERATSLPARDIARFFGDSFERRTGRPLPAVAGDPELAGLIAMGRSRPHLFLDATPARTPWVTPATFSERGGVVVWRAADTAGKPPPDIAQRFPEIVPELPRAFERMIAGRQPPLRIGWAIVRPKAAQ, encoded by the coding sequence ATGCGCTTTACCTCCCTGATCATCGAATTGATCCGCGCCCGGCCGCGGCTGATGTTCTGGCTGGTGGTGTCGGCGCAGGCGCTGCTGTGGGTGGTCGTGCCGCTGCTGGTCTATGCCGGCCCGCCGGACGGCGTCGCCACCGTGCTCGCCTATGGCCGGGAATATCAGGTCGGCAGCGACCTCGGGCCGCCGCTGGCGTTCTGGCTCGCCGACATCGCGTTTCGCGCCGCCGGCGGCCACATCGCCGGCGTCTATGTACTGGCGCAGCTCTGCTTCATCGTGACGTTCTACGGGCTGTTCCAGCTCGCGCGCAGCATGGTCGGCCCGCAGCATGCGGTGATCGCCGTGCTGCTGACCTCGACCATCACCGCGTTCGCGGAAGCGGGCGTCGAATTCGGACCGCTGGTGCTGGCGCGTCCGCTGTGGGCGCTGGTGCTGTGGCATAGCTGGGAGATCATCGGCCGCCGCCGGCGCAATGCCTGGTTCGCGCTGTCGATCGAGGTCGGGCTGTTGCTGCTGACCACGGTGGCCGCACCGGCCTTGCTGCTGCTGCCGATCGGCTTCGCGCTCGCCACCGCCCGGACCCGCCGCGCGCTGATGTCGCTCGATCCGCTGTTCGGCCTGCTGGTGATCGCCGTGCTGGTGCTGCCCTACGGCATCTGGCTGGTGCGCGCCGACATCTTCGCGCTGCCGCCGCTGCCGGCGACCGCCGAGTTGACCGAACGCGCGATCCTCGCCGCCGCGCTGTTCGGCGGCCTGCTGGTCGCGCTCGGCGGCGTGGCGCTGCTGGCGTTGCTCAACGCCAGGTTCGATCGCAGGGCGGACGATGCGCCGGTGGTCTATCGGGCGCCGGTCGATCCGCTGGCGCGGCAGTTCGTATATTTCTTCGCGCTGGCGCCGGCGCTGCTCGGCAGCATCGCCGCGGCCTTGTTCGGCCTGCCTCACGTCGTCGGCGGCGCCGGCATCGCGCTGCTGCTGGTCGGCCTCGCGGTGGTGGTGGCGACCGGGGACCTGATCCGTCTGCGCCGGCAGCGGGTGCTGCGCGCCGCCTGGGCGGCGCTGGTGGCGGCGCCGGCGGTGGCGGTGATTTTGATTGCGGTGGTGCAGCCCTGGGTCAGCCCGACCGAACGCGCGACGTCGCTGCCGGCCAGGGATATCGCGCGGTTCTTCGGCGACAGTTTCGAGCGCCGCACCGGCCGGCCGCTGCCGGCGGTCGCGGGCGATCCCGAACTCGCCGGACTGATCGCGATGGGCCGGTCGCGGCCGCATCTGTTTCTCGATGCGACGCCGGCCCGCACGCCCTGGGTGACACCGGCGACGTTCAGCGAGCGCGGCGGCGTCGTGGTCTGGCGCGCCGCCGACACCGCCGGCAAGCCGCCGCCGGACATCGCGCAGCGGTTTCCCGAGATCGTGCCGGAGCTGCCGCGCGCGTTCGAGCGGATGATCGCCGGGCGCCAGCCGCCGTTGCGGATCGGCTGGGCGATCGTGCGGCCGAAGGCCGCGCAGTAA
- a CDS encoding helix-turn-helix domain-containing GNAT family N-acetyltransferase, whose protein sequence is MSNPVPPDQVASVRGFNRFYTRRLGVLEQHLLNTPFSLTEARVLYELAHRDAPLAKEIGAELGIDAGYLSRILQSFDDQGLISRKPSPDDRRQSRIGLTAKGRTTYGRLEQRSQQEIAAMLAGLQPSERSRVVAAMTTIERLLRAAPSQGPILRGPQPGDIGWVVQSHGAFYAAEYGFGASFEALVAEIAGRFLAAHDPRRERCWIAELDGAQAGSLFLVRASDEVAKLRLLLVTPQARGHRLGQRMVQEAIGFARQCGYRKVTLWTQSILVAARKIYQDAGFVLVATEPHRSFGPDLIGETWELTL, encoded by the coding sequence ATGTCGAACCCCGTCCCGCCCGATCAGGTCGCCAGCGTCCGCGGCTTCAACCGCTTCTATACCCGCCGGCTCGGCGTGCTCGAGCAGCACCTGCTGAATACGCCTTTTTCGCTCACCGAAGCCCGGGTGCTGTACGAGCTGGCGCATCGCGACGCCCCGCTCGCCAAGGAGATCGGCGCCGAGTTGGGCATCGACGCCGGCTATCTCAGCCGGATCCTTCAAAGCTTCGACGATCAGGGCCTGATCAGCCGCAAGCCGTCGCCGGACGATCGGCGGCAGTCGCGGATCGGCCTGACCGCGAAGGGCCGCACCACCTACGGCCGCCTCGAGCAGCGCTCGCAGCAGGAGATCGCGGCGATGCTCGCGGGCCTGCAGCCGTCCGAGCGGTCGCGGGTGGTGGCGGCGATGACCACCATCGAGCGATTGCTCCGAGCAGCACCGTCGCAAGGCCCGATCCTGCGCGGCCCGCAGCCCGGCGACATCGGCTGGGTGGTGCAGAGCCACGGCGCGTTCTACGCCGCCGAATACGGCTTCGGCGCCTCGTTCGAGGCGCTGGTCGCCGAGATCGCCGGCCGGTTTCTCGCCGCGCACGATCCCAGGCGCGAGCGCTGCTGGATCGCCGAACTCGACGGCGCGCAGGCCGGCTCGCTGTTTCTGGTGCGGGCCAGCGACGAGGTCGCCAAGCTGCGGCTGCTGCTGGTGACGCCGCAGGCGCGCGGCCATCGGCTCGGACAGCGGATGGTGCAGGAGGCGATCGGCTTCGCCCGGCAATGCGGCTATCGTAAAGTGACGCTGTGGACGCAAAGCATCCTCGTCGCCGCGCGAAAAATCTATCAGGACGCTGGCTTCGTGCTGGTCGCGACCGAGCCGCACCGCAGCTTCGGCCCCGACTTGATCGGCGAGACCTGGGAGCTGACGCTGTAA
- a CDS encoding uracil-DNA glycosylase, which yields MMPEPAPSLQQLLAFYLEAGVDCALNDEPVNRMLDDEIVAPVEADARIAAPVVRPETIRPLAPRPAAAHGAAPSSPEAAIVSAREAAATAPTLDALRALMEQFDGCALRATATRLVFADGNPQARLMLVGEAPGREEDIEGLPFVGRSGKLLDLMLAAIGLDRNKVYIANVIPWRPPGNRTPTPQETQICLPFIKRQIELVNPAILVTLGNPSTQTLLSTRDGITRTRGRWFDYDAGARMIRAMPTLHPAYLLRQPTYKRLAWQDLRAIATALAATDSPAN from the coding sequence ATGATGCCTGAACCCGCGCCGAGCCTGCAGCAGTTGCTGGCGTTCTACCTCGAGGCCGGGGTGGACTGCGCGCTCAACGACGAGCCCGTCAACCGGATGCTCGACGACGAGATCGTCGCGCCGGTCGAAGCCGATGCGCGCATCGCCGCCCCGGTCGTGCGTCCGGAAACAATTCGACCGCTTGCGCCGCGGCCGGCGGCGGCGCATGGCGCTGCGCCGTCTTCGCCGGAAGCCGCGATCGTGTCGGCCCGCGAGGCCGCCGCGACGGCGCCGACGCTCGACGCGCTGCGCGCATTGATGGAGCAGTTCGACGGATGCGCGCTGCGAGCGACGGCGACGCGGCTGGTATTCGCCGACGGCAATCCGCAGGCGCGCCTCATGCTGGTCGGCGAAGCGCCGGGCCGCGAAGAGGATATCGAGGGGCTGCCGTTCGTCGGCCGCTCCGGCAAGCTGCTCGATCTGATGCTCGCGGCGATCGGACTCGATCGCAACAAGGTCTATATCGCCAATGTGATTCCGTGGCGGCCGCCGGGCAACCGCACGCCGACGCCGCAGGAGACCCAGATCTGCCTGCCCTTCATCAAACGGCAGATCGAGCTGGTGAACCCCGCGATCCTTGTGACGCTCGGCAATCCCTCGACCCAGACGCTGCTGTCGACCCGCGACGGCATCACGCGCACCCGCGGACGCTGGTTCGACTACGACGCCGGCGCGCGCATGATCCGCGCGATGCCGACGCTGCACCCGGCCTATCTGCTGCGGCAGCCGACCTACAAGCGGCTGGCGTGGCAGGATTTGCGCGCGATCGCCACGGCGCTCGCCGCAACGGACTCGCCGGCGAACTGA
- a CDS encoding APC family permease: protein MTDSTSAAPRPSLSLLDGISMVIGVVVGIGIFKTPSLVAANVGSEAEFIGLWLLGGLITLAGALVYAELAARYPSAGGEYTFLDRGLGRNIALLFAWGRISIIQTGAIAAVAFVFGDYAQAIVPIGSSGVAIYAAAVLVIMTAVNLRGTHQGKTAQNLLSGLTLTVIVLIIIAALFLAPEQVPADPRPAAGDGETAAGGAAGLAMVFILLTYGGWNEIAYISADVRDGRRNMLRVLLFGTLAITAIYLLTNLAYLSVLGLDAMRRSSAVATDLMRLTAGDTGALLLSLAVCIAALSTLNASIFTGARVYFALGSDLPALRRLGAWDPRGNNPRRAMLLQGAVALLLVMFGAMQRDGFQAIVEYTAPAFWLFMLLVGISFFVLRRRDQAQPRLLPAPLYPLVPALFCAACGYLFYASLMHTGLGALIGLAVLLAGVPLIAVARRRSTMVPAE from the coding sequence ATGACCGATTCGACCTCAGCCGCGCCGCGGCCCAGCCTGTCTCTGCTCGACGGCATCTCGATGGTGATCGGCGTCGTCGTCGGCATCGGGATCTTCAAGACCCCGTCGCTGGTGGCCGCCAATGTCGGCAGCGAGGCTGAGTTCATCGGGCTGTGGCTGCTGGGCGGGCTGATCACGCTGGCCGGAGCTCTGGTCTATGCCGAACTCGCCGCGCGCTATCCCAGTGCGGGCGGCGAGTACACCTTCCTCGATCGCGGGCTGGGGCGAAACATCGCGCTGCTGTTCGCATGGGGCCGGATCTCGATCATCCAGACCGGGGCGATCGCCGCGGTCGCCTTCGTATTTGGCGACTACGCCCAGGCCATCGTGCCGATCGGCTCCTCGGGCGTGGCGATCTACGCGGCGGCGGTGCTTGTGATCATGACCGCGGTCAATCTGCGCGGCACCCATCAGGGCAAGACCGCGCAGAACCTGCTGAGCGGACTGACGCTGACGGTGATCGTCCTGATCATCATCGCCGCGCTGTTTCTCGCGCCGGAGCAGGTGCCGGCCGATCCGCGGCCTGCGGCCGGGGACGGCGAAACGGCCGCCGGCGGCGCTGCCGGGCTCGCCATGGTGTTCATTCTGCTGACTTACGGCGGCTGGAACGAGATCGCTTACATCTCCGCCGACGTCCGCGACGGCCGCCGCAACATGCTGCGAGTGCTGCTGTTCGGGACGCTGGCGATCACCGCGATCTATCTTCTCACCAATCTCGCTTATCTGAGCGTGCTCGGGCTCGACGCGATGCGTCGCTCCAGCGCGGTCGCCACCGACCTGATGCGGCTGACCGCGGGCGATACCGGGGCGCTTCTGCTCAGCCTCGCGGTCTGCATCGCCGCGCTGAGCACGCTCAACGCGTCGATCTTCACCGGCGCGCGGGTGTATTTCGCGCTCGGCTCCGACCTGCCCGCGCTGCGCCGGCTCGGCGCGTGGGATCCGCGCGGCAACAATCCGCGCCGCGCGATGCTGCTTCAGGGCGCGGTGGCGCTGCTGCTGGTGATGTTCGGCGCGATGCAGCGCGACGGCTTTCAGGCGATCGTGGAATACACCGCCCCCGCATTCTGGCTGTTCATGCTGCTGGTCGGGATTTCGTTTTTTGTGCTGCGGCGCCGCGACCAGGCGCAGCCACGTCTGCTGCCGGCGCCGTTGTATCCGCTGGTGCCTGCGCTGTTCTGCGCCGCCTGCGGCTACCTGTTCTACGCCAGCCTGATGCACACCGGGCTGGGTGCGCTGATCGGCCTCGCGGTGCTGCTGGCCGGGGTGCCGCTGATCGCGGTGGCGCGGCGCCGGAGCACGATGGTCCCGGCCGAGTGA
- a CDS encoding electron transfer flavoprotein-ubiquinone oxidoreductase, which yields MSDETLPPRESMEFDVVIVGAGPSGLASAIRLKQLNPELSVVVVEKGSEVGAHILSGAVIDVTPLDALMPGWREDETCPLKTHVEDDHFYVMTADKAYKVPGIMVPPMLNNHKNFIGSLGDLCRWLGPKAEELGVEIYPGFAATEVLYGDDGEVRGIATGDMGIGRDGQPKDSYTRGMELLGKYTLFAEGARGSLAKQLIAKYKLDKDSDPPKFGIGLKEVWEIDPAKHRKGRIAHSFGWPLSNNIGGGSFLYHYGTNLVAVGFVVHLNYDDPYLSPFEQFQKFKTHRSVAPTFEGGKRISYGARAITEGGWQSVPRLTFPGGALVGCAAGFVNVPRIKGVHNAIGSGMLAAEHVVAALAEGRSNDEVKSYEESWRESAIGRDLFRIRNVKPLWSKFGTAVGVVLAGFEMWCSTLGFSVFGTLSHGKPDRSTLDPAKSHERHPAAKPDGKLTFDRLSSVFLSNTNHEEDQPVHLKVADMDLQKKSEHDVFAGPSGRYCPAAVYEWVEEPSGPRFVINAQNCVHCKTCDIKDPNGNITWVPPEGGGGPNYQGM from the coding sequence ATGAGCGACGAAACGCTGCCGCCCCGCGAATCGATGGAATTCGACGTTGTGATCGTCGGCGCAGGACCCTCGGGACTGGCTTCCGCCATCCGCCTGAAACAGCTCAATCCGGAGCTGTCGGTGGTCGTGGTCGAGAAGGGCTCCGAAGTCGGCGCGCACATCCTCTCGGGCGCGGTGATCGACGTGACGCCGCTCGACGCATTGATGCCGGGCTGGCGCGAGGACGAGACCTGTCCGCTCAAGACGCATGTCGAGGACGATCATTTCTACGTCATGACGGCGGACAAGGCCTACAAGGTCCCGGGCATCATGGTCCCGCCGATGCTCAACAACCACAAGAACTTCATCGGATCGCTCGGCGATCTGTGCCGCTGGCTCGGCCCCAAGGCCGAAGAGCTCGGCGTCGAGATCTATCCCGGTTTCGCCGCGACCGAAGTGCTCTACGGCGACGACGGTGAAGTGCGCGGCATCGCCACCGGCGACATGGGCATCGGCCGCGACGGTCAGCCGAAGGATTCCTACACCCGCGGTATGGAGCTGCTCGGCAAGTACACGCTGTTCGCCGAGGGCGCGCGCGGCAGCCTGGCGAAGCAACTGATCGCGAAGTACAAGCTCGACAAGGACAGTGATCCGCCGAAATTCGGCATCGGCCTGAAGGAAGTCTGGGAGATCGATCCGGCGAAGCACCGCAAGGGGCGGATCGCGCATTCGTTCGGCTGGCCGCTCAGCAACAATATCGGCGGCGGCTCGTTCCTGTATCACTACGGCACCAACCTGGTCGCGGTCGGCTTCGTCGTGCATCTCAACTACGACGATCCTTATCTGTCGCCGTTCGAGCAGTTCCAGAAATTCAAGACGCATCGTTCGGTGGCGCCGACCTTCGAGGGCGGCAAGCGGATCTCCTACGGCGCGCGCGCCATCACCGAAGGCGGCTGGCAGTCGGTGCCGCGGCTGACGTTCCCGGGCGGCGCGCTGGTCGGCTGCGCGGCGGGCTTCGTCAACGTGCCGCGCATCAAGGGCGTCCACAACGCCATCGGGTCCGGCATGCTGGCCGCCGAGCACGTTGTCGCGGCGCTCGCCGAGGGGCGCAGCAACGACGAGGTCAAGAGCTACGAGGAATCGTGGCGCGAGTCCGCGATCGGCCGTGATCTGTTCAGGATCCGCAACGTCAAGCCGCTGTGGTCGAAGTTCGGCACCGCGGTCGGCGTGGTGCTGGCCGGATTCGAGATGTGGTGTTCGACGCTCGGCTTCTCGGTGTTCGGCACGCTGTCGCATGGCAAGCCGGACCGCTCGACGCTCGATCCCGCCAAGTCGCACGAGCGGCATCCGGCCGCGAAGCCCGATGGTAAGCTCACCTTCGACCGGCTGTCCTCGGTGTTCCTGTCGAATACCAATCACGAGGAAGACCAGCCGGTGCATCTGAAGGTCGCCGACATGGACCTGCAGAAGAAGTCGGAACACGACGTCTTCGCCGGCCCGTCGGGGCGCTATTGCCCGGCCGCGGTGTACGAATGGGTCGAGGAACCGTCGGGACCGCGCTTCGTGATCAATGCGCAGAACTGCGTCCACTGCAAAACCTGCGACATCAAGGATCCCAACGGCAACATCACCTGGGTGCCGCCCGAAGGTGGCGGCGGCCCGAATTATCAGGGCATGTAG